The following proteins are co-located in the Anoplopoma fimbria isolate UVic2021 breed Golden Eagle Sablefish chromosome 18, Afim_UVic_2022, whole genome shotgun sequence genome:
- the chrna2b gene encoding neuronal acetylcholine receptor subunit alpha-2 — protein MTHSHAEDELFKTLFAGYNKWSRPVPNISDVVIVKFGLSIAQLIDVDEKNQMMTTNVWLKQEWNDYKLRWKPSDYDNVTSIRVPSELIWVPDIVLYNNADGEFAVTHMTKAHLFHNGKVRWVPPAIYKSSCSIDVTFFPFDQQNCKMKFGSWTYDKAKIDLERTENTVDLNNYWESGEWAIINAVGTYNTKKYDCCHEIYPDITYFFIIRRLPLFYTINLIIPCLLISCLTVLVFYLPSDCGEKITLCISVLLSLTVFLLLITEIIPSTSLVIPLIGEYLLFTMIFVTLSIVITVFVLNVHHRSPSTHKMPRWVHSVFLSMIPRWLCMRRPAPDGRRRRLLLMQQEAALERRQGRIAGFKSSNFLSTSATWLRDGTTSEDLDRSSYEDLELGTLTPTKADNTVSDSTFLLSPSVIRALEGVHYIADHLRAEDADFSVKEDWKYVAMVIDRIFLWMFIIVCLLGTIGLFLPPWLAGMI, from the exons ATGACCCACTCCCACGCCGAGGATGAGCTCTTCAAGACGTTGTTTGCTGGTTACAACAAGTGGTCGAGACCCGTGCCGAACATCTCTGATGTCGTCATCGTAAAGTTTGGACTGTCCATCGCACAGCTCATCGATGTG gATGAGAAGAACCAAATGATGACAACCAACGTGTGGCTTAAACAG GAGTGGAATGACTACAAACTTCGCTGGAAACCATCCGACTATGACAATGTGACGTCCATAAGAGTGCCGTCAGAGCTCATATGGGTCCCAGACATTGTCCTCTACAACAA CGCTGACGGAGAGTTTGCTGTGACCCACATGACGAAAGCTCACCTATTCCACAACGGTAAAGTCCGCTGGGTCCCTCCTGCCATTTACAAGAGTTCCTGCAGCATCGACGTCACCTTCTTCCCCTTCGATCAACAGAACTGTAAGATGAAATTCGGCTCCTGGACGTACGACAAGGCCAAGATCGACCTGGAGCGAACTGAGAACACGGTGGACCTGAACAACTACTGGGAGAGCGGCGAATGGGCCATCATCAACGCCGTGGGGACCTACAACACGAAGAAATACGACTGCTGCCACGAGATCTACCCCGACATCACCTACTTCTTCATCATTCGAAGGCTTCCCTTGTTCTACACCATCAACCTCATCATCCCCTGTTTGCTGATCTCCTGCCTCACCGTTCTGGTTTTCTATCTACCCTCCGACTGCGGTGAGAAGATCACCCTGTGCATCTCCGTGCTGCTGTCCCTCACcgttttcctcctcctcatcaccgAGATCATACCGTCCACGTCCCTCGTCATCCCGCTCATCGGCGAGTACCTCCTCTTCACCATGATTTTCGTCACCCTCTCCATCGTCATCACCGTCTTCGTGCTCAACGTGCACCACCGCTCTCCCAGCACTCACAAGATGCCCCGCTGGGTCCACTCCGTGTTCCTGAGCATGATCCCGCGCTGGCTGTGCATGCGGCGGCCTGCGCCAGATGGCCGGCGTCGCAGGCTGTTGCTGATGCAGCAGGAAGCAGCGCTGGAGCGACGGCAGGGACGGATAGCCGGGTTCAAATCCAGCAACTTCCTCAGCACCTCGGCGACCTGGTTAAGAGATGGGACCACCTCAGAGGACCTGGACAGGAGCTCTTATGAGGATTTAGAGCTGGGAACGCTGAC GCCCACTAAAGCAGATAACACAGTATCAGACTCAACATTCCTGCTTTCACCAAGTGTTATACGCGCTCTGGAAGGGGTGCACTACATTGCAGACCATCTGAGGGCTGAGGATGCCGACTTCAGC GTGAAAGAGGATTGGAAGTATGTCGCCATGGTGATTGACCGCATCTTCCTGTGGATGTTCATTATTGTGTGCCTGCTTGGGACCATTGGCCTCTTCCTACCCCCTTGGCTAGCTGGCATGATCTAG